TACGTCATAAATTTCGGCAAGCTTCGTGATCTCATCAGCAGAAACCTTTCTATTCCCAGCTTCCGCTTCCGTAATTGAAGGGCGATGAAGACCAAGCATCTTAGCTACCTGAGCTTGGGAAAGCCCCGCCATCTTGCGAGCTTCACGCAAGCGGGCTGCAATAATTGACCTCTTCTCTTCTGTGTAACTCATACCTAAGTCTCTCCTCTGTTGACAATCTCACAGACTACAGCAACAGACTCCTCAATGGTGAGCCATCGCTTGCCATCCTTTGAGAGAAATATGTTGTTATTGTTGGGAATCTCTACATCTAGTCTGTCGGCTAGCATACCAATCGCTTCAATACATAGGAGGCTATCAAACCCTTCAAGGTCAGTCATGGGACAAGTTGTTCCTGTTATTTGGGTGGC
Above is a window of Allocoleopsis franciscana PCC 7113 DNA encoding:
- a CDS encoding helix-turn-helix domain-containing protein; this encodes MSYTEEKRSIIAARLREARKMAGLSQAQVAKMLGLHRPSITEAEAGNRKVSADEITKLAEIYDVSVSWLLGEGADKLDIHDDKIQLAARELRKLKPDDLDRLLTILASMRRGGEVL
- a CDS encoding acyl carrier protein, encoding MSPEDVEVKLIEVFQEIQSDSGYQATQITGTTCPMTDLEGFDSLLCIEAIGMLADRLDVEIPNNNNIFLSKDGKRWLTIEESVAVVCEIVNRGET